In one Desulfoferula mesophila genomic region, the following are encoded:
- a CDS encoding sigma-54-dependent transcriptional regulator, whose product MDKLNEILLIEDDHALRESLEMFLQEKGCRVKSVGSGEEGLRLWREISPQVIILDVRLPDISGLEMLPRITRQDPEVKVIVITAFHDMETTIEAMRLGAYDYLRKPIKVDELDRAVDKAMHIAVATRDSRPVVGHDQPPDPRNRIIGDTPAMHAIYKTIGLLSRNQASVLIMGETGCGKELIARVIHDSSPNREEPFVTVDCTTLLDNLLESELFGHERGAFTGAVETKLGRLELAGKGTIFFDEVGDLPLPLQAKLLRFLEYREFTPVGSNRVHRSQARIIAATNQDLEAMVQAKSFRQDLMFRLKVVSIKVPPLRRRLADLPELVQFFLFQINRELNTRVSRVEEAALERLRAHPWPGNVRELRNVLTKAALESRGAVLLAEAVDAALDAAGAALPPEAALRSLDEMEQEHIASTLDQTEWNISAAARSLGMSRPTLRKRMARYGLKRPV is encoded by the coding sequence GTGGACAAGCTGAACGAGATACTGCTCATCGAGGACGACCACGCCCTGCGCGAATCCCTGGAGATGTTTCTGCAGGAAAAGGGCTGCCGGGTGAAAAGCGTGGGCAGCGGCGAGGAGGGCCTGCGCCTGTGGCGGGAAATCTCGCCCCAGGTGATCATTCTGGACGTGCGCCTGCCGGACATCTCGGGCCTGGAGATGTTGCCGCGCATCACCCGCCAGGACCCGGAGGTCAAGGTCATCGTCATCACCGCCTTCCACGACATGGAGACCACCATCGAGGCCATGCGCCTGGGGGCCTACGACTATCTGCGCAAGCCCATCAAGGTGGACGAGCTGGACCGGGCGGTGGACAAGGCCATGCACATCGCGGTGGCTACCCGGGACAGCCGCCCGGTGGTGGGCCACGACCAGCCTCCGGACCCGCGCAACCGCATCATCGGCGACACCCCGGCCATGCACGCCATCTACAAGACCATCGGCCTGCTCTCGCGCAACCAGGCCTCGGTGCTCATCATGGGCGAGACCGGCTGCGGCAAGGAGCTGATCGCCCGGGTGATCCACGACTCCTCGCCCAACCGGGAGGAGCCCTTTGTCACCGTGGACTGCACCACCCTGCTGGACAACCTGTTGGAGTCGGAGCTGTTCGGCCACGAGCGGGGGGCTTTCACCGGCGCGGTGGAGACCAAGCTGGGCCGCCTGGAGCTGGCCGGCAAAGGCACCATTTTTTTTGACGAGGTGGGCGATCTGCCCCTGCCTTTGCAGGCCAAGCTGCTCAGGTTTCTGGAATACCGCGAGTTCACCCCGGTGGGCAGCAACCGGGTGCACCGCTCCCAGGCCCGCATCATCGCGGCCACCAACCAGGATCTGGAGGCCATGGTCCAGGCCAAGAGCTTCCGCCAGGATCTGATGTTCCGCCTCAAGGTGGTGAGCATCAAGGTGCCTCCCTTGCGGCGGCGCCTGGCCGACCTGCCCGAGCTGGTGCAGTTTTTTCTGTTCCAGATAAACCGGGAGCTCAACACCCGGGTGAGCCGGGTGGAAGAGGCGGCCTTGGAGCGCCTGAGGGCCCATCCCTGGCCGGGCAACGTGCGCGAGCTACGCAACGTGCTGACCAAGGCGGCCCTGGAGTCGCGCGGGGCGGTGTTGTTGGCCGAGGCGGTGGACGCGGCCCTGGACGCCGCCGGGGCGGCGCTTCCCCCCGAGGCGGCCCTGCGCAGTCTGGACGAGATGGAGCAGGAGCATATCGCCAGCACCCTGGACCAGACCGAATGGAACATCTCCGCCGCCGCCCGCTCCCTGGGCATGTCGCGCCCCACCCTGCGCAAACGCATGGCCCGCTACGGCCTCAAACGCCCGGTCTGA
- a CDS encoding ABC transporter substrate-binding protein: MKKKLRLFVALAAMLALLVPAGAALAADPIVIGCPLSTAFLYGWDAERAVKLAVEEINAAGGVKVGGEMRPFKVEVIDTRDLEPGVPVSEALMGVEKLILEKHANFLIGGPVRSEAALAAMALLSKHKMISILTTGALTPKYHATVAKNPEKFKYLFRISGEVVWMLKGEMIPALVAVGKEYKLKSMYIMVQDVAWARALGDLIGKIMTKQGWQVMGHNVYPTGTTDYSMGLVEAKKKGAQVLVLAMDMPESAVLLKQWYDMKVPALPFGTVLAAAEQPGFWKATEGKGEYTLASVVNAGNAPSNATPWTMKFVNAYQKKYGVEPEGYGTSSSYMAVYVLKDAIERAGTLNSDKVAKAIEQTDMMGVYGRIRFDPKSHQIIPSIDPKEGAVGTIFQWQKGKRVVVFPPKIATGKILLPPWMKAGK; the protein is encoded by the coding sequence ATGAAAAAGAAACTTAGGTTGTTCGTGGCGCTGGCGGCGATGCTGGCCCTGTTGGTGCCGGCCGGCGCGGCCCTGGCCGCCGATCCCATCGTGATCGGTTGCCCCTTGTCCACCGCCTTCCTCTATGGCTGGGACGCCGAGCGGGCGGTCAAGCTGGCGGTGGAGGAGATCAACGCCGCCGGCGGGGTGAAGGTGGGCGGCGAGATGCGCCCCTTCAAGGTGGAGGTTATCGACACGCGCGATTTGGAGCCCGGCGTGCCGGTGAGCGAGGCCCTGATGGGGGTGGAAAAGCTCATCCTGGAAAAGCACGCCAACTTCCTCATCGGCGGCCCGGTGCGCTCCGAGGCGGCCCTGGCGGCCATGGCTCTTTTAAGCAAGCACAAGATGATCTCCATCCTCACCACCGGGGCCCTGACCCCCAAATACCACGCCACGGTGGCCAAGAACCCCGAGAAGTTCAAGTACCTGTTCCGCATCTCCGGCGAAGTGGTGTGGATGCTCAAGGGCGAGATGATCCCGGCCCTGGTGGCCGTGGGCAAGGAGTACAAGCTAAAGAGCATGTACATCATGGTCCAGGACGTGGCCTGGGCCCGCGCCCTGGGTGATCTCATCGGCAAGATCATGACCAAGCAGGGCTGGCAGGTGATGGGCCACAACGTCTACCCCACGGGCACCACTGATTATTCGATGGGCCTGGTGGAGGCCAAGAAAAAGGGCGCCCAGGTGCTGGTGCTGGCCATGGACATGCCCGAGAGCGCCGTCCTGCTCAAGCAGTGGTACGACATGAAGGTCCCGGCCCTGCCCTTCGGCACGGTGCTGGCGGCGGCCGAGCAGCCCGGTTTCTGGAAGGCCACCGAGGGCAAGGGTGAGTACACCCTGGCCAGCGTGGTCAACGCGGGCAACGCCCCCAGCAACGCCACTCCCTGGACCATGAAGTTCGTCAACGCCTACCAGAAGAAGTACGGCGTGGAGCCCGAGGGCTACGGCACCTCCTCCAGCTACATGGCCGTCTACGTGCTCAAGGACGCCATCGAGCGGGCGGGCACCCTCAACTCCGACAAGGTGGCCAAGGCCATCGAGCAGACCGACATGATGGGCGTGTACGGGCGCATCCGCTTCGATCCCAAGTCCCACCAGATCATCCCCTCGATAGACCCCAAGGAGGGCGCGGTGGGCACCATCTTCCAATGGCAGAAGGGCAAGCGGGTGGTGGTGTTCCCGCCCAAGATCGCCACCGGCAAGATTCTGCTGCCTCCCTGGATGAAGGCTGGCAAGTAG
- a CDS encoding class I adenylate-forming enzyme family protein yields MQAEYTYTRFEQAAQKYPHNAALIFLGQRFTYAKLKEMVDRFATGLARRGIGRGERVLLYLNNSPQLVIAWLATQKIGAAVVLVSPIYTSHEIAYMVEDSGAKAIICHDTNYGYVAEIFEGSSLETIIVTSLLDLVSPLKRAVASLFDKAPTGTVKGGPETVWFKKVLAAPPDPPQVELDPVTDLSYILYTGGTTGFPKGVPGNHWGHCSYVADVMHDVLEGHVRPGQDVYIAINPLFHIMALGLMMALGLNQGNTTVLMPQPQVDAILEAIQRYKVRWMLGVPALYRMILENDRQHFYDLSSLKYCYCGGDVLPREVLARWKQRVGSPIYQVYGSTEAGHVTYSRIDAGEPPAMSIGVPLTSRRVLLVEPDSLEPAPPGELGELLVTSDHAMKSYLNKPEETAAAFVELDGEIYYRTGDFVKQGEDGQIYYVERSADILKHKGYRVSASEIEAVLQDHPVVVGACVVGVPDQKVGERIKAIVVMKDDAKGVGATELIRFCRDRLAGYKVPSYIEFRDMLPKSKVGKLLRREIRDEERRRQEKEKTA; encoded by the coding sequence ATGCAGGCGGAATACACCTACACCCGCTTCGAGCAGGCGGCCCAAAAGTATCCCCACAACGCGGCCCTCATCTTCCTGGGCCAGCGTTTCACCTACGCCAAGCTGAAGGAGATGGTGGACCGCTTCGCCACCGGCCTGGCCCGGCGGGGCATCGGCCGGGGCGAGAGGGTGCTGCTGTATCTCAACAACAGTCCCCAACTGGTCATCGCCTGGCTGGCCACCCAGAAGATCGGCGCGGCGGTGGTGCTGGTCTCGCCCATCTACACCAGCCACGAGATCGCCTACATGGTTGAGGACTCCGGGGCCAAGGCCATCATCTGCCACGACACCAACTACGGCTACGTGGCCGAGATATTCGAGGGCAGCAGCCTGGAGACCATCATCGTCACCAGCCTGTTGGACCTGGTCTCGCCGCTGAAGCGGGCGGTGGCCTCCCTATTCGACAAGGCCCCCACCGGCACGGTGAAGGGCGGGCCGGAGACGGTGTGGTTCAAGAAGGTTCTGGCCGCGCCGCCCGATCCGCCCCAGGTGGAGCTGGACCCGGTCACCGACCTCTCCTACATCCTCTACACCGGCGGCACCACCGGCTTTCCCAAGGGGGTGCCGGGCAACCACTGGGGCCACTGCTCCTACGTGGCCGACGTGATGCACGACGTCTTGGAGGGGCACGTGCGGCCCGGCCAGGACGTGTACATCGCCATCAACCCCCTGTTCCACATCATGGCCCTGGGCCTGATGATGGCCCTGGGGCTCAACCAGGGCAATACCACGGTGCTCATGCCCCAGCCCCAGGTGGACGCCATCCTGGAAGCCATCCAGCGTTACAAGGTGCGCTGGATGCTGGGGGTGCCCGCCCTGTACCGCATGATCCTGGAGAACGACCGCCAGCACTTCTACGACCTCAGCTCGCTGAAATACTGTTACTGCGGCGGCGACGTGCTGCCCCGGGAGGTGCTGGCCCGCTGGAAACAGCGGGTGGGCTCGCCCATCTACCAGGTCTACGGCTCCACCGAGGCGGGCCACGTGACCTACAGCCGCATCGACGCCGGAGAGCCCCCGGCCATGAGCATCGGGGTGCCGCTGACCAGCCGCCGGGTGCTTTTGGTGGAGCCCGACAGCCTGGAGCCGGCCCCGCCCGGCGAGCTGGGCGAGCTGTTGGTCACCAGCGACCACGCCATGAAGAGCTATCTCAACAAGCCCGAGGAGACCGCCGCCGCCTTTGTGGAACTGGACGGCGAGATCTACTACCGCACCGGCGACTTCGTGAAGCAGGGCGAGGACGGGCAGATCTACTACGTGGAGCGCTCGGCCGACATCCTCAAGCACAAGGGCTACCGGGTCAGCGCCTCGGAGATCGAGGCGGTGCTCCAGGACCACCCCGTGGTGGTGGGGGCCTGCGTGGTGGGAGTGCCGGATCAGAAGGTGGGCGAGCGCATCAAGGCCATCGTGGTGATGAAGGATGACGCCAAGGGGGTGGGAGCCACCGAGCTCATCCGCTTCTGCCGCGACCGCCTGGCCGGCTACAAGGTGCCGTCCTACATAGAGTTCCGGGATATGTTGCCCAAGTCCAAGGTGGGCAAGCTCCTGCGCCGCGAGATTCGCGACGAGGAGCGCCGCCGCCAGGAAAAGGAAAAGACCGCTTGA
- a CDS encoding ABC transporter ATP-binding protein — protein MFEALGLMVFYENMLALNNVSLACGDNQIVGVFGANSAGKSTLMYTLSGIMEDIAKKEEMAGGERITLRGSINFHGREIMHDKPSRRAKAGIILCPERRRIFPESSVIENLKIGGYLAKPSQAAETLEYVFKIFPPLTKIKHRLGGFLSGGEQQMLAIGRALMAQPKLLLLDEPLLGLSPAIQYWLAKSIKEIADERGVAIIVAEQYARPIMPIIDYGYILENGSAVVEGDKDELMNNPDVKSAYFGA, from the coding sequence ATGTTTGAGGCCCTGGGCCTGATGGTCTTCTACGAAAACATGCTGGCCCTGAACAACGTCAGCCTGGCCTGTGGCGACAACCAGATCGTGGGCGTGTTCGGGGCCAACAGCGCGGGCAAGTCCACCCTGATGTACACCCTGAGCGGCATCATGGAGGACATCGCCAAAAAAGAGGAGATGGCCGGCGGCGAGCGCATCACCCTCAGGGGCAGCATCAACTTTCACGGCCGGGAGATCATGCACGACAAGCCCTCGCGCCGGGCCAAGGCGGGCATAATCCTTTGCCCCGAGCGGCGGCGCATATTCCCGGAGAGCTCGGTCATCGAGAACCTGAAGATCGGCGGCTACCTGGCCAAGCCCTCCCAGGCGGCCGAGACCCTGGAGTACGTGTTCAAGATCTTCCCGCCGCTGACCAAGATCAAGCACCGCCTGGGCGGCTTCCTCTCCGGCGGCGAGCAACAGATGCTGGCCATCGGCCGGGCCCTCATGGCCCAGCCCAAGCTCTTGCTGTTGGACGAGCCCCTGCTGGGCCTGTCCCCGGCGATCCAGTATTGGCTGGCCAAGTCCATCAAGGAGATCGCCGACGAGCGGGGGGTGGCCATCATCGTGGCCGAGCAATACGCCCGGCCCATCATGCCCATCATCGACTACGGCTACATCCTGGAGAACGGCTCGGCGGTGGTGGAGGGCGACAAGGATGAACTGATGAACAACCCCGACGTCAAGTCGGCCTACTTCGGGGCGTGA
- a CDS encoding ABC transporter ATP-binding protein: MADEPILSVRDVNKTFGGVKALTEVSFDLMPGDILGVIGPNGSGKTTLVNVITGFVRADNGQVLYKGKNLVGKAPHKIADQGLTRTFQVMRPYFSLPAYKNLIVPLFSPRARRTGGWRGGGRMGSRDTVAVDILEEIGFERESYVPYKTASSLPTGYLKRLELARCLALRPEVIICDEVFSGLSMSEMASMVPLMEKLQMEGITLIMVEHRLRELFRLANRVMVLNFGAKIAEGSPAEVMENKEVKEAYFGSEEVFSYV; encoded by the coding sequence ATGGCCGACGAGCCCATCCTTTCCGTGCGCGACGTGAACAAGACCTTCGGCGGGGTCAAGGCCCTGACCGAGGTGAGCTTCGACCTGATGCCCGGCGACATCCTGGGGGTGATCGGGCCCAACGGCAGCGGCAAGACCACTCTGGTCAACGTGATCACCGGCTTCGTGCGGGCCGACAACGGCCAGGTGCTCTACAAGGGCAAGAACCTGGTGGGCAAGGCCCCCCACAAGATCGCCGACCAAGGGCTCACCCGCACCTTCCAGGTGATGCGCCCCTATTTCAGCCTGCCCGCCTACAAGAACCTCATCGTGCCCCTGTTCAGCCCAAGGGCCCGGCGCACCGGCGGCTGGCGGGGCGGGGGGCGCATGGGCTCACGCGACACGGTAGCGGTGGACATCCTGGAGGAGATCGGCTTCGAGCGCGAGTCCTACGTGCCCTACAAGACCGCCTCCAGCCTGCCCACCGGCTATTTGAAGCGCCTGGAGCTGGCCCGCTGCCTGGCGCTCAGGCCCGAGGTGATCATCTGCGACGAGGTGTTTTCCGGCCTGTCCATGAGCGAGATGGCCTCCATGGTGCCCTTGATGGAAAAGCTGCAGATGGAGGGCATCACCCTGATCATGGTGGAGCACCGTTTGCGCGAGCTGTTCCGCCTGGCCAACCGGGTGATGGTTTTGAACTTCGGGGCCAAGATCGCCGAGGGCAGCCCGGCCGAGGTCATGGAAAACAAAGAGGTCAAGGAAGCCTATTTCGGCTCCGAGGAGGTCTTCAGCTATGTTTGA
- a CDS encoding branched-chain amino acid ABC transporter permease, with product MAKAQESRRKERLDRGVKVRSDGVYAVASWREMAFLLGPRLLLIVGLLVMPLVLMPSPYWQKVLTIICIYSLLAIGFDFLAHYVGLVSLGGALYIGVGAYISALLNTEMGLPIWATIPLATVLGGGVCTVLLWPCLPLRGVYFAIVSLMFPLLAARLIEAFDVFGGTDGIMGLDGFPNRWSEMYVLIICLLLVLFALRRLVNEDVGLVFRGVKDNDQAVKASGIDITTYKALGVFIASSLGCLGGASLAHIYMWAGISQFALDFSIIPIAATVVGGGGTLAGPVIGCLILVPISELLRDFGTLRVAVYALILMGFIVFKSEGLMSYGSRKYNQFEHWVEI from the coding sequence ATGGCCAAGGCACAAGAATCAAGGCGCAAGGAACGTCTGGACCGCGGGGTCAAGGTGCGCTCCGACGGGGTCTACGCCGTGGCCTCCTGGCGGGAGATGGCCTTCCTTTTGGGGCCGCGCCTGTTGTTGATCGTGGGTCTGCTCGTCATGCCCCTGGTGCTCATGCCCTCGCCCTATTGGCAAAAGGTGCTCACCATCATCTGCATCTATTCCCTTTTGGCCATAGGCTTCGATTTCCTGGCCCATTACGTGGGCCTGGTCAGCCTGGGCGGGGCGCTCTACATCGGGGTGGGGGCCTATATCTCGGCCCTGCTGAACACCGAGATGGGCCTGCCCATTTGGGCCACCATCCCCCTGGCCACGGTGTTGGGGGGCGGGGTGTGCACCGTGCTGCTCTGGCCCTGCCTGCCGCTCAGGGGGGTCTACTTCGCCATCGTCAGCCTGATGTTTCCCCTGCTGGCCGCCCGGCTCATCGAGGCCTTTGACGTTTTCGGAGGCACCGACGGCATCATGGGCCTGGACGGTTTTCCCAACCGCTGGAGCGAGATGTACGTGCTGATCATCTGCCTGCTCCTGGTCCTGTTCGCTCTCCGGCGGCTGGTCAACGAGGACGTGGGCCTGGTGTTCCGCGGGGTAAAGGACAACGACCAGGCGGTGAAAGCCAGCGGCATCGACATCACCACCTATAAGGCGCTGGGGGTGTTCATCGCCTCCTCGTTGGGCTGCCTGGGCGGGGCCTCGTTGGCCCACATCTACATGTGGGCGGGCATCAGCCAGTTCGCCCTGGACTTTTCCATCATCCCCATCGCAGCCACGGTGGTGGGCGGGGGCGGCACCCTGGCCGGGCCGGTGATCGGCTGCCTGATCCTGGTGCCCATCTCCGAGCTTCTGCGGGACTTCGGCACTCTCCGGGTCGCGGTCTACGCCCTGATCCTCATGGGCTTCATCGTGTTCAAGAGCGAGGGGCTGATGAGCTACGGCAGCCGCAAGTACAACCAGTTCGAGCACTGGGTGGAGATCTAG
- a CDS encoding helix-turn-helix domain-containing protein, translating to MNQTRTLQDARQRYIRKVLAHTKGDLEQASRILGITPAALSNLLRQSETPPSGEGKRSLSEPKQGWKHEKET from the coding sequence ATGAACCAGACCCGAACCCTACAAGACGCACGCCAAAGATATATCCGCAAAGTGCTGGCCCACACCAAGGGTGACCTGGAGCAGGCCAGCCGCATCCTGGGAATCACTCCGGCGGCCTTGAGCAACTTGCTGCGCCAATCGGAGACCCCGCCGTCCGGGGAGGGAAAGCGGTCTTTGTCTGAACCCAAACAAGGGTGGAAGCATGAAAAAGAAACTTAG
- a CDS encoding branched-chain amino acid ABC transporter permease translates to MDILIYGFINSATLALMALGFTLVYGVSRLPNFAHGALYVLAGYICWLLLNRLGLPYILAIALALAFVAVVGGAMYQLILVRIRGMSISEIIASYAIGLAILEGLRWGGLKGGTFTLSAFLEGSVDLLGVSVDFQRILVVVLGALLVGLLYFFVNHTRLGLALKGMAQDERAALTLGIDSDRMAVASMALGSLSAAVAALILLPLGSIVVEAGYHVLIMAVAVCIVGGLGSWTGAILASFVIGFAQILTTVYLGAHFQVVVAILAIILTLILRPSGLFGKQKELEERV, encoded by the coding sequence ATGGACATATTGATCTACGGGTTCATCAACAGCGCCACCCTGGCCCTGATGGCCTTGGGCTTCACCCTGGTCTACGGGGTCAGCCGCCTGCCCAACTTCGCCCATGGCGCCCTGTACGTGCTGGCCGGCTACATCTGCTGGTTGTTGCTCAATCGGCTGGGCCTGCCTTATATCCTGGCCATCGCCCTGGCCCTGGCCTTTGTGGCCGTGGTGGGCGGGGCCATGTACCAGCTCATCCTGGTGCGCATCCGGGGCATGTCCATCAGCGAGATCATCGCCTCCTACGCCATCGGCCTGGCTATTTTGGAAGGCCTGCGCTGGGGCGGGCTCAAGGGCGGCACCTTCACCCTGTCCGCCTTTCTGGAGGGCAGCGTGGACCTCTTGGGCGTGTCGGTGGATTTCCAGCGCATCCTGGTGGTGGTGCTGGGCGCCTTGCTGGTGGGCCTACTCTATTTCTTCGTCAATCACACCCGTTTGGGCCTGGCGCTCAAGGGCATGGCCCAGGACGAGCGGGCCGCCCTGACCCTGGGCATAGACAGCGACCGCATGGCCGTGGCCTCCATGGCCCTGGGCTCGCTGAGCGCGGCGGTGGCCGCCCTGATCCTGCTGCCCCTGGGCAGCATCGTGGTGGAGGCCGGCTATCACGTGCTGATCATGGCCGTGGCCGTGTGCATCGTGGGCGGCCTGGGCTCCTGGACCGGGGCCATCCTGGCCAGCTTCGTCATCGGCTTCGCCCAGATCCTCACCACGGTCTACCTGGGGGCCCACTTCCAGGTGGTGGTGGCCATCCTGGCCATCATCCTCACCCTGATCCTTCGGCCCTCGGGCCTGTTCGGCAAACAAAAAGAACTGGAAGAGAGGGTCTAG